One region of Streptococcus salivarius genomic DNA includes:
- the mutM gene encoding DNA-formamidopyrimidine glycosylase, with amino-acid sequence MPELPEVETVRRGLERLVVSRTISSVEVKVPKMIKTSYDSFLNDLPGQTIQAMRRRGKYLIFDFGQLIMISHLRMEGKYLLFTDQVPANKHFHLFFILDDGSTLVYQDVRKFGTFDLLAKNQEEAYFTKKKLGPEPTKKAFKYAPFERALMTSAKPIKSLLLEQKLVAGLGNIYVDEVLWAAKVHPETPAKKLSKAAMKRVHDQTIVILQLGIEKGGSTIRTYRNALGEDGTMQNYLQVYGKTGQPCPRCASTIEKIKLGGRGTHLCPHCQKR; translated from the coding sequence ATGCCTGAGTTACCTGAGGTAGAAACTGTTAGACGAGGGTTAGAAAGATTGGTAGTAAGTCGGACCATTTCGTCTGTTGAAGTTAAGGTCCCGAAAATGATTAAGACCTCCTACGATAGTTTTTTGAATGACTTACCTGGCCAAACTATTCAAGCCATGCGACGTAGAGGCAAGTACTTGATTTTTGATTTTGGACAGTTGATTATGATTTCCCACTTGCGCATGGAAGGGAAATACCTCTTGTTTACGGATCAGGTCCCTGCTAATAAGCATTTCCATCTTTTCTTTATCTTAGATGATGGCTCGACTCTTGTTTATCAGGACGTCCGCAAGTTTGGGACCTTTGATTTATTGGCTAAAAATCAAGAGGAGGCTTATTTTACAAAGAAAAAGCTTGGTCCTGAGCCTACTAAGAAGGCTTTTAAATACGCCCCGTTTGAGAGAGCCTTGATGACCTCTGCAAAGCCCATTAAAAGTCTCCTTTTGGAGCAGAAATTGGTGGCTGGTCTAGGCAATATCTATGTTGATGAGGTGCTTTGGGCAGCCAAGGTTCATCCTGAGACGCCAGCAAAGAAACTCAGCAAGGCAGCCATGAAGCGAGTCCATGATCAAACGATTGTTATTTTACAGCTAGGAATTGAAAAAGGTGGCTCAACTATAAGGACTTATCGTAATGCCCTTGGTGAGGATGGGACCATGCAGAACTATTTGCAGGTTTACGGAAAGACGGGACAGCCTTGTCCACGCTGCGCAAGCACAATTGAGAAAATCAAGTTAGGAGGGAGAGGAACACATTTGTGTCCTCATTGTCAGAAACGATGA
- the coaE gene encoding dephospho-CoA kinase (Dephospho-CoA kinase (CoaE) performs the final step in coenzyme A biosynthesis.) — protein sequence MIIGLTGGIASGKSTVVEMIKEAGYKVIDADQLVHDMQAQGGRLYRALLDWLGEEILLSNGELNRPKLGQLIFSNEEMRQRSAEIQGTIIREELAAQKDYLAKKEDVFFMDIPLLIENGYQDWFDQIWLVAVLPEIQCQRLMKRNHLSVEEAKLRIDSQMSLAEKMPYASLVLDNNGSLDDLKEKVKSAINDLTSSS from the coding sequence ATGATTATTGGGTTAACAGGTGGTATTGCTTCAGGAAAATCTACTGTTGTTGAAATGATTAAAGAGGCAGGTTACAAGGTCATTGACGCTGATCAGCTTGTACACGACATGCAGGCTCAAGGGGGCCGTTTGTACCGTGCCTTACTCGATTGGTTGGGAGAGGAAATTCTTCTTTCTAATGGGGAATTGAACCGTCCTAAACTAGGGCAACTGATCTTTTCCAATGAGGAGATGAGACAGCGGTCTGCTGAGATTCAAGGGACGATTATTCGAGAGGAACTAGCAGCGCAAAAGGATTATTTAGCTAAGAAAGAAGATGTTTTTTTCATGGATATTCCCTTGCTTATTGAGAATGGGTATCAGGACTGGTTTGATCAGATTTGGTTGGTGGCAGTGTTACCGGAGATCCAGTGCCAACGCTTGATGAAACGTAATCACTTAAGTGTTGAGGAAGCTAAGCTGCGTATTGATAGCCAGATGTCTTTAGCTGAGAAAATGCCTTATGCCAGCTTGGTTCTTGATAATAACGGTAGTCTCGATGATTTGAAGGAGAAGGTTAAGAGTGCAATAAATGATTTAACGAGCTCCTCATAG